The genomic region tgttttctcttttaatgTGGTTTTACTGATAATTCTATGAACTGTTAACAAATGAGAAAAGTATACAGGtttgtacattatttttttattaggcgtggcaataattacaaataaataatattaaaaaataacagttttGGTACAAAAGTTAACTTCTTATTAAAACGTGATTAAGTACTAATAGAtgccattttaaaaatatcataatttaagAGAATAAAGCTAGTTTGAAACTATTGTTACTACTACCATAACTTCCGTTAAATACACCGTTAATATTTGGAATGTTCaagtaaaatttctttcctatcaatatattattaaatactccTTAGTTTCTTGTACTTGCGTCTgataaaatactgaatattacGTTGCATAACATTAAgaaattgtatcaattttgAATTGTATTTATCTATGTCCATAACGCCGTCGGCATAATACCTTCTACCGTACTAGCAGCAGGTTTCAAATCCTCATTGCACAAAAAGTTCAGCGGCATATTTACCAGATGAccctaaaataatattgagaaAAGTTATGAACCCTACGAAATAATATCTAGggacattttttttaacggtGATCACCTTTATTCTTCCAACCATTTCTTGAGCCAATTGTGGGTCGGATGAACAAAGTGATTCCTCATTCTGATATTGCCTCAACATAGAGAAATTAACAACTTTGTCCGTGGGAATGCAATGGAACACTTCCTCATAGATTTCCGTGTTTTGATTACTTCTAGCACACCAGATATCTCTGTAGAATGACTTTTGAACTATATCAGTTAAATCTATCTCATCGTTTGTCTCTAGCAATCCAAGATGTTCAGACATTAATTGCTTCCTTAATGACCCAGCAAATTTACCGCAAGGGAATGGTATATTGTTCATTGTTCCATCCTCAAATTCTTGatcctataataataaaatattttcaaatactcAAACtcatattactaaataattagcACATCGTACGTACTCGGATTATCACTGCAATTTCGCTGTCTCTACTCGCTATCATGCTCCTGTCGTTAATGTTGGCTGAACCACAAATTACCGTGTTATCGTccacaattaataatttactgtgaACGTAAATCAATTCTGTCACCAATGTACCATTTAACATCGCGTGCGTTCTTAGACCGTGAAAGCTAATATATTCGCTCGGATCTTCTATCCCATCTTCAAATAGCCGCGTCAAGATAGCATCTCTACCTCTAtgaatcgaaatattaataaaaacgtatGCACGTACTTTGCAATTTGGAAATCATTATAAATTCCAACCTGGATATAGAAGCATAATTCCAATGAGTAATAGCACGCAGGGCTTTACCACTTGGTCCTCCGACTTCACCCTCGAAACCCGGCAACAGTGGCATAATCACGAACACTCTAAATACTGCACCCTCCCGGTGGGCtcttttaattcgtttcaaCAACGTTTCTCCTATACGATTTTTTACAGTGTTTCTTTGCATAGAAGCcagtgtaataaaaaattgattttctatgtatatgtacctagaatcaattttgaattGCAAGGCTGTAACACCATTAGCACAacggtataaaataatttcacctTTCGGCTTTGCTGATTGCGTCTATGTAAGCCTCTTGTATGCTCTGTTCTAACGTTTCTGAATCAAGAAAACCAGCCGACCAAGAACTGACTGATCTCAAAACTTGACATTGAGTATTGTGCACGTCTGATAAATTAATGAACGGTGCATAGCTTCTACAATCGCTGTACGATTTGGGCAGTAGGAACGGATATGACGgatttaattttgctttttcCATCTACAAAGTTATAGTATATCAATGTTATTTAATCAGACACGTTCGAGGATCTCCAGAGAACTTCAAAGGACCTTCACGGCCTTTAGAGATTCTTCCTGCTCTCGCAGGGATGGACCACTCACCTTAATCGCGTTCCAACGTTGAATGAAATGCCTAGCGACGTCCCTAGCCGATGCACCTTGCACCATCACGCCAACGTCGTGCCACGGCATTCTAGGAGTTCTACTTCTATCTACTAAATCCCGATAGGGTTTCTCGAGGTCGTTAAAATCTTTAACGATAAAATTTGTGTAGTCCTTTCCGAGCCAGAGTTTAGCGGTGCCCGAATACTCTGAAAACGTGTCTGCCTCGTTTTGTATCATCGGTTCATCAGCTTGGAATAGAGTATGCAATGTGCCACTGTATAATATGAATTTCTTAACGGTCTGCCGTCAGCAATTGCCATTTAATGTCGTGTAAAAGTTATACATCAAACAAGATGAGGCTCACCTGTCGACGACATCCTCTTCGTCACTGCTTCCCTCGTTTGCGTTGTACACCATATTAATCAATTCTTGCCTTTTCAATTTGATGTTTTGCTTGACTTTGCCCATGGTGTCTTTTGCCATGCCAAACAGGTTCTTTCGCTCTGTACTCGGGGTGTTGCATTTCACAGTGTCCATTTCCTCTGGTTGCCgcattaacaataaatcttcTGGAGCCAATTGCGGTATCGATAATGGCATTACTGTTCTCGAATTGGCTGCCGACCTTAAAAAATCATTCATCGTAGATGCTTTTTCTTACTACTGTATGTTTTCTGTTAACTTGTTACTTACACTACGGGGATTGTTTTCGTAGTGACCATTACGATCGTATTGGTGGCAATAGCTAGCGGCAAGAAAACGTGCTGAGGCTTCTTCAAGTTCGATGTTTTCTTGCTACTAGTATTAACGCATTTCCCTCCGGACGGAATATAGATACTAGAATGATGACTTGAACCTACAATTAAAAGAATGCCATCAGTCTAgaagcaatttaattgtattcttCTTCAATTTGATATACCTAAATCCACTAATCTATGCTGATTATTATCCCATCGGCCGTAGCATAGATCAATGCCACCAAGAAACGCAATACACTGATCAACAACCACAATTTTCTCGTGATGCGCCCAGAGAAACACGCCTACTCGCGCGTGATCCGGATGTCGCAATACTTTTATGTTTTCCGGGCATTTTTCAACGAGTCGCTGTTTGCTGTAAAAACTGTTTATTCCTAAAGCAACTTCCACTTCTTTATAAATCATTACAAATACCTTCACACCTTCGCGCTGGAACAGAATTCATTGTTTCACGTTTgtcttcgaatttttatagaaataatatttaatagtactTACAGCTTTCCTTTCCAGGATTTTGTCCAGCCTCCAGTAATCGCTATTAATCGCCGgtcttttcataaatatttcaggtGATAACCACCAgtctgcaataaaaatttcttctttaGCATTCTCTAGTGCGTCCGCTACGGAAGACATGTAACTAGATCCGTCGACGAACCAGGTAGCAGGTGTAGATTGTCGGTAAGGTGCGAACGAATTGTGCGGGTTCGATTGCGTAAAATCTCGACCTGCGGAGTTCTTCTATTTAATATGttgtatagtaaaatattgcaTGAAATATTGATCAATAACTTGCCTTCGTTGTTACTAACTTCTTGAATGAATTTCAACCATTCTCTGGCTTTTCTCCTGGTCCAACAGTCTATCACTATATGTCTACTAAGGTTTGCAATTTGCAGACCGCTTCTTCCCGTTATGTACAAACCGTAACTTACCCCGAAACCATggtccattaaaattactgacTGTATGGTGCTAGTTTTGGGCCTAATGTAGGCGACGAAAGTGTCCTTGACAACGAGATGGCGAGTGTGCCACTTCCCACATAGATACGTACagaaattgtaacatttaatataacacATGCCTTCTAACAGGCCACAGACATTGCACCTAGTCTTTGCTCCTGATCCTGTTCGTTTTGAAATAGGTCCCTCTTTACCTTTCAGCCCTAAATCTCCGATGAACGATAGGTATGAAATTTCTAAGAAGTtgatctgaaaatattttgtgaaaattttaCAGAGGCTGTGCGAATGATGTCCACTCTTTTTGGCCATAGTTTTGCTTACAGTTTCAGGGTGATgcttataaatttttatttgcaatagaTTAGTCAAATACTCTTCGAGTAGTCTCTTTCTCTGATCCAACTGTTCATAAGGTACCAAAACTT from Augochlora pura isolate Apur16 chromosome 5, APUR_v2.2.1, whole genome shotgun sequence harbors:
- the Pld gene encoding phospholipase D isoform X2 → MSENITTQQATPDIVLEHMHSHDSEFDDALGVPDSLEATINENQTNDVQTTEDTDNNECLGIIPFSAIHQLPKKIKSLNHNVFIPGEEVHVNIIDNERSVTTHPLNPNLYTIEFKHGGFTWTIKKRYKHIQYLHNQLKIYRASLNIPFPTKTHKERRNSLKSLGLLKEAKGRKGALPRFPNKPEVLVPYEQLDQRKRLLEEYLTNLLQIKIYKHHPETINFLEISYLSFIGDLGLKGKEGPISKRTGSGAKTRCNVCGLLEGMCYIKCYNFCTYLCGKWHTRHLVVKDTFVAYIRPKTSTIQSVILMDHGFGVSYGLYITGRSGLQIANLSRHIVIDCWTRRKAREWLKFIQEVSNNEGKLLINISCNILLYNILNRRTPQVEILRNRTRTIRSHLTDNLHLLPDWWLSPEIFMKRPAINSDYWRLDKILERKAREGVKVFVMIYKEVEVALGINSFYSKQRLVEKCPENIKVLRHPDHARVGVFLWAHHEKIVVVDQCIAFLGGIDLCYGRWDNNQHRLVDLGSSHHSSIYIPSGGKCVNTSSKKTSNLKKPQHVFLPLAIATNTIVMVTTKTIPVVSAANSRTVMPLSIPQLAPEDLLLMRQPEEMDTVKCNTPSTERKNLFGMAKDTMGKVKQNIKLKRQELINMVYNANEGSSDEEDVVDSGTLHTLFQADEPMIQNEADTFSEYSGTAKLWLGKDYTNFIVKDFNDLEKPYRDLVDRSRTPRMPWHDVGVMVQGASARDVARHFIQRWNAIKMEKAKLNPSYPFLLPKSYSDCRSYAPFINLSDVHNTQCQVLRSVSSWSAGFLDSETLEQSIQEAYIDAISKAERYIYIENQFFITLASMQRNTVKNRIGETLLKRIKRAHREGAVFRVFVIMPLLPGFEGEVGGPSGKALRAITHWNYASISRGRDAILTRLFEDGIEDPSEYISFHGLRTHAMLNGTLVTELIYVHSKLLIVDDNTVICGSANINDRSMIASRDSEIAVIIRDQEFEDGTMNNIPFPCGKFAGSLRKQLMSEHLGLLETNDEIDLTDIVQKSFYRDIWCARSNQNTEIYEEVFHCIPTDKVVNFSMLRQYQNEESLCSSDPQLAQEMVGRIKGHLVNMPLNFLCNEDLKPAASTVEGIMPTALWT
- the Pld gene encoding phospholipase D isoform X1 codes for the protein MSENITTQQATPDIVLEHMHSHDSEFDDALGVPDSLEATINENQTNDVQTTEDTDNNECLGIIPFSAIHQLPKKIKSLNHNVFIPGEEVHVNIIDNERSVTTHPLNPNLYTIEFKHGGFTWTIKKRYKHIQYLHNQLKIYRASLNIPFPTKTHKERRNSLKSLGLLKEAKGRKGALPRFPNKPEVLVPYEQLDQRKRLLEEYLTNLLQIKIYKHHPETINFLEISYLSFIGDLGLKGKEGPISKRTGSGAKTRCNVCGLLEGMCYIKCYNFCTYLCGKWHTRHLVVKDTFVAYIRPKTSTIQSVILMDHGFGVSYGLYITGRSGLQIANLSRHIVIDCWTRRKAREWLKFIQEVSNNEGRDFTQSNPHNSFAPYRQSTPATWFVDGSSYMSSVADALENAKEEIFIADWWLSPEIFMKRPAINSDYWRLDKILERKAREGVKVFVMIYKEVEVALGINSFYSKQRLVEKCPENIKVLRHPDHARVGVFLWAHHEKIVVVDQCIAFLGGIDLCYGRWDNNQHRLVDLGSSHHSSIYIPSGGKCVNTSSKKTSNLKKPQHVFLPLAIATNTIVMVTTKTIPVVSAANSRTVMPLSIPQLAPEDLLLMRQPEEMDTVKCNTPSTERKNLFGMAKDTMGKVKQNIKLKRQELINMVYNANEGSSDEEDVVDSGTLHTLFQADEPMIQNEADTFSEYSGTAKLWLGKDYTNFIVKDFNDLEKPYRDLVDRSRTPRMPWHDVGVMVQGASARDVARHFIQRWNAIKMEKAKLNPSYPFLLPKSYSDCRSYAPFINLSDVHNTQCQVLRSVSSWSAGFLDSETLEQSIQEAYIDAISKAERYIYIENQFFITLASMQRNTVKNRIGETLLKRIKRAHREGAVFRVFVIMPLLPGFEGEVGGPSGKALRAITHWNYASISRGRDAILTRLFEDGIEDPSEYISFHGLRTHAMLNGTLVTELIYVHSKLLIVDDNTVICGSANINDRSMIASRDSEIAVIIRDQEFEDGTMNNIPFPCGKFAGSLRKQLMSEHLGLLETNDEIDLTDIVQKSFYRDIWCARSNQNTEIYEEVFHCIPTDKVVNFSMLRQYQNEESLCSSDPQLAQEMVGRIKGHLVNMPLNFLCNEDLKPAASTVEGIMPTALWT